The following DNA comes from Magnolia sinica isolate HGM2019 chromosome 18, MsV1, whole genome shotgun sequence.
CCTCAAAGGTGCTAACGTGGCATACCAGTGCCACTCCGGAGCCATCCAACAGATGCATCGTATAGATGCCACTGAAAAATTGGGTCCGTCCACTAATCACGAGGGCCACACTTTAAACAAAAGGGCGTCCAAGTTAACTATCTACGTTGTTTCTAACATTTCGGCTCACGTAGACCAGACCATTTTCACTAACTCCATCtatatggtagggcccacgtgatggatcTCTCATCCAAATGCCAATTGCCACATGTCCACATGGCTGCCTATTTCTTTCTTGCCAACCtgcttcttcttattcttcttccacACGCACACGTATACTCCGCCACATCATGTTCCAATGAAGGTCAAGGACCTGACCGTTAGCTGAAGTGAGgtcaagctttgtggggccaaccatgatgtgtaTCGGCTCCACCTAGTCGATAAGATGGGCCCCTACCTCTTAGGACTAGAGCCAAAAATCAGTTTGAATTAGTTAAGAGTGGACGCCCACCCATTTGACAATATGAAATCGTATCAAATAATATTTGATGGATAAATTGACTAAAGCTACCGATGGGATTGACTATTAATCCTGATTTTTGAAACATGAGCTGTCATTGCTACGCCCAATGGATGGATCCACTAGCTTGATGATTCAACCAGCTATATGTTTATGTTAGGGAATCActgaaaaacacacacacacacacacacacacacaggaatcaagtaaagtacacgtaatcgcacaaccaagtccaaaaaAAAACTAtctgaattttacgtggaaaaatccttgtgagaaaaaatcacggcacaaagtaacaagtaatgcactatgaaagtagaaatcaCAAGAGATTGAGTCTTATCGATTCAAACAAACCTCAAATCTACTTCACAAGTCCTAGCTATGCTCTTAAACCCTTAGTAACGATTTAAAAAGCCATAATACACCTCTGCTCCATCCTAAATCTCAATTGCAATCAATATATAAACTATcataatcgaaataggaaacaaatctcgcACTTACACAAATCTGCGAGCGCGCttgatgggaccttcgatggtaTCAACAACCCATCGaggatctgtcgatggcatcgaacttctTCGATATCATTAAGTAGCAACACTAAAAACGTTCCAACAACCAacagagattttctgaattttttcgatgggatcaagcatcagtcgatggcatcgacatctgcTCAATGGTATCGAGTGGTATATCAATGGCATCGATAAACCCTGTtattgacagatttaagacatcaacaacaatttcCACCATGTCTTCATGCTTCATAGCTTCTTATCAATCATCATCTCTAATTCCGCCTTCCATCATGATTCATAACCCCACcatcgcttctcatgcacactccgtcttccattTACTATTTCACCAGGCTCAGAGAACTTGATCATAACTTCaacttctctgtgggaaccaccttcATAGGCATGTCAAACAAATTCACACTTGTGTAGATTTTCTCTAGAGTCATGCCTCTTTTCTCAAGCACATACCAGATAAAATAATgacacacatcaatatgtttagtacgtaaGTGATAAATAAAATTCTTAGCTAAATTGATCGTACTTTCATTGTCACAATTGATTGGCAcagaagccccaactgatttatcattcttctcaaccaaacacattccttgaatgcttctgttattgtcatatactcagcttcaattGTAGAAAGAATCACCAcatactgaagcttcgacattcaATTAATCGCTCCACCTACAAGCACAAACGACTAATCGAAAGTcaaccttctattatccacactGCCCTCTTAATTTGAATCTGCATAACCAATTAACTTGtcccctgatttttcaaataataaGACATACTCCTGcgtacctcaaatatatcaaaataGTCATTTTAAAGCCTCTCAGTATTATTTGTCGGGGTTAAatatgtatctgctaacaacacccactgcatgtgaaatatttgaTCTTGTATAAATCATAGCATACATCAAGCTGCCAACTGCACTCAAATAAGGCACAAGAAACATAgcatatttttcttcatttgatgtATGATACTTTTTAGAAGATATCTTAAAATGAGTCGTATGAGGAATACTGACCAGCTTTGCCTTGTACATCTCATATttcatcaataccttctcaaggtatttttCTTAAGATAATCATAGCATGCTTCTCTTCTTATCTTTGTGTATGTCAATGTCGAGAACTCTCTTTGTAACTagtagatctttcatctcaaatatccttaataactgagtcttcagtatgtcgatCTCAGACATACTATGACTAGCGATAAGCATGTTATCAACATAAAATACCAAGATAATGAAATTCTCATCACTTAGTGTCtaataatagacacaatgattataCTCACTTCTGGTAAACTTCTGACTtaccatgaaataatcaaatttcttatatcCCTACCTAAGCGACTGTTTCAAGTTGTACAATGACATTTTCAACCTGCAAACATTATTCTTTGTCCCTTGTATTTCGAAACATTTTGGTTGCTTTAtgtaaatatatttttcaaatttctcaTACAGAAAAGCAGTATTTACATCCATTTATTTCAGTTCGAGATTGTATTAAGTAGCACCAATACGATCTGATCGATACTTGTTTTATTACAGGCACAAATACCTCGATGTAGTCCAcaccttctctctgagtataTCCCTTAGCTACCAACCTTACATTGTATTTATTATGTTACTTCCTAAAGATCCACTTACATTTGATTGCTTTACAACCGATAGGAAGGTTCACTAGTTCTTACGTCTCATTTTTATATAAGAAGTTTATCTCATCATTCATCGTTGTTTTTCACTTTTCGGCATCTGACTCATCAAGAGCATCCTAAAAGTAGATGAATTTCCCTCATACGTAATAAAGGCAAATGCATCATTTGAGTCATCCCTATATCTCGCTAGTAACCTATAATCATGtagtggattccttctcacaggtggttgctccacctactcATGTAAATGTGTCTACATCTCAGTATCAGCATGTGTCTCATCTTTTTCTAACTGAACATCCACAACCaacttttctattttcttatgtTTATCCTTACAGAATAATAATCCCTCATCGAATTTAACATCACATTTAAGGATAATTTTCCATGTAACCTAATCAAATAACATGTACCCTTCGCACTATTACCGTAGccgacaaagatgtactttttagccaTTTGGTCCAGCTTATATCTCTCAACtaacagtacatgagagtaaccATTACAACCAAATACATGCAGTCCTAAGTAGTCTACTTATTGACCACGCCACACTTCCTCTGAAATTCTACATTCAATGGCCATAGAAGGATATTGATTCATCAATTAATAAGTCGTGTTACAACCCTAATCCACAATTCATTGCCCAACCCAGCATTATTGATAATGCAtcaggccctctccaagagagccTGATTCATCCGCCCAGCTACATTATTTTGCTCTAGTGTGTAGCGCATCGTATTGTGTCTCACGATCCCTTCATCATTACAATACCAATTGAATTCCGTAGAAGTGAATTCCTCACCATTATTTGTACTCAATATTTTCACCTTTAGCCctaactatttttccaccatcacCTTCCACTGTTTGAAGTTGGTAAAAACATCAGATTTATCTGTCATAAAATACACTCATACTTTTCTGTAATAGTCATCACTGAATGTGACAAACAATAAAAACCCTCCACCAGAAATCACGGCCACTGGCCTCTATACATCAAAATACATATAATTTAAAACTTCTTTATAAACATATTTCTCATACTTAAAAGACAACATtgactgtttaccatatatatatatataatacttgcatatattaaaatcaacatTTTTTTAAACTGAAATTAAACAACGGTCAGAAAATACATTCATGCCTCACTCACTCGCATGGTTTAATAACTTCGACAtttagctggctggtgttgggatcACTAAACTACATCCCTTTTTGGGCACATTGTGGGTGGAACATTAGCTTAAAGATCGCACTAGTGGATGGAACATTACGTTGGGCCCAACGTGGATTGACCGTGCCTCAAAAATCTCTTCAATTCTACCTtccgaaaaataaataaattcctcaATTGCAACTATCAACTCATGGCCATATTCAACGGTAAAGGAGGCCTAGGTCAGCTGGCTAGTCCCTTCAAATTCTCCCAACAGACCAACGACGTCAGTTGTTGAACTCTGCACCAAGCTTGTAAGAATTGAAAATGCAACCTCACGACGGGCCCATGTTTCGTTGATTTTCAGATTGTACAAGCTGAGCTCATGAGTCGGTGATTCAAACGAATGGTTGAAGATTCTGGCCGAACGTGAGAACATTTCAGTAGATGAGAGTACGGACATCTTCTAGAAGGAAACGCGAATCGCCTCCCACTGGTAGTTCCCACGTGAGACCCACGTGGATGCCCGTGAGAATTCCACTCTGTCTATTAGTTTATCAAGCTCAAAATATTAGCTGAGCCCAAAAACTCGAGCAGATCAAAAACTCAGTTGATCCATgcaacaggaaacaatgggaatgaaAACTTCATCAATTAAAATTTTTCTAGAGATGAccatgatgtttaaatgccatctaaaccgttcacagGGTTATTAGCACTGGGATAAATTGTAGACGCAAATATCATACtcacccaaaacttctgtggcccccacaaagtttccaaggGTAGGTGTTCAACCCCTACTATGTCATGTGATGTagtttacttgagttttggattcacctgATTTTTGGCCTCCCGAACTATTTCaagcttgagaaactgatggatggagtggatttctagcATACATCTCTGCAGGCCCACGTATATAGCTTCCACCCAAAGGAACTTCCTACCCGCATGTGGCATAGGCAATTCACGTCCTTTAAAAAGGTTAGGAATATGATCAAGAAGATGTTTTGGGCATGGTCCTTCCATGGTTGGCCCATGATGGTGGTGAGGTCCATCACCCCCTTCCTAAGgaaataactactttgaatccacaatGCTCTCTAGACTCTTTGCAGATATTCCTCGAATACATGAatgacaaataataataataataataatttttaataaatttaaaataaattaattggtgatttttaaaaaaatgaaattacatttctttaaatagtgaactcaatcTTAGGATGgaattttagactcaaactctctAGAaaagtgacttactataaatagacaaTCATTactcctactagacttcatggttttatggtttttggccaaaaataacaAGTGTCCAATTTATCATaatctcctaacttttctaagtccTTTATCATGGTGATCATGACTCCTACGACTCAAAATTAAATGTTATATGCCAACtaagacttactatttatagtaaaataaaaataaaatagactttagaCCATCGACGCGATGGAATCTCAGAAATCTAGCGTGGGCAACTCGTCGTagtgggttagttggctaaagtagtgggttagttagctaaagtagctacttgtaccccaaaattatatatggtcaTATGTTGAAAAACTTATTCTGGTTCGTGAGATATAACAATTGTAAGGTTCCAATGGTCCTGATCATTTCCACTTCCAATCAGGCCTTATCTGgtccatctttgtcatgaaagtgcctgtaacctgctctacatcacccaCCTGGCCAGGCGccgattagctaccgacaggttgagtagcgagactaactactgaagtgatgtcagcaaatttcgtgggccccaccattccaccaagagatcattttagggcaatatccaaagaacgaattaaatccaaagctccagtggaccctagcacagaaaacaatgggatagtgacgcccaccattaaaaacttctaaaggccacaaaagttttagatcaagctaatatttgtgtttccccttatttcatgtattttttaacttttaaacaggttggatttcaaataaacattatgatgggccttaggatagtttcaacggtgggaatcactctccccactgttttctttggtaggGTTCACTACATATTTAtttttgcctcattctttgcttcataccctaaaatgatatctaaaaatggatggacggtgtggatataacacatacatcatagtggggccacggaacttggtgatgtaacttcagtagccgactcgctactcaacctgtcagtatctaatccgcgtcccacctgGCCGGTCCAGGAAACGTGAatggcattaaaaaaaaataatacaacGCTTTTTGATGCTTGTGGAGACAGGTGAGAAAACAAGCACCGTCCagtgaaaatataataataataataataatggtaagACTCGAAACGGATCCACTATCTACAAATAACGGACCCTCTCAAATCAAATAACAGACACCCATTTGGCCATCTTAGAAATTGAGGCAGTACAAACTTGTAATATCTCAAATTCCTAAAATGTGAAACGAGTGTATGTAAATCCATTAGGTTGGGTGTAAATGTTAATCCCTATGAAAAACCCATGTCGAATGTACACGTATTCCCAAGCCTTGCATGAGCGTTTTAAAAAATCCAAGCGTGAAATTAGCACTTATATAAGGCTTATATGTGAGGCACCCACAGAACAAGCTCCCTCTCTACGACATATCGCTTCGAGCTTTCTAAGAGCAATTTGCTTTCTTTCTAAGTACTTGCTTGCGTACAATCATCCTTTCTTGGCATTTCTTTATCCTTTCTACTATCGATAATATCTCTTTAAagtatttcatatttatccactACTTCCACCTAGCTCTCAGTATCAACCTTTAGTCATTTTTtatctaaaacaagctcctcgaTCTTATTTTCATCAGCTCAGTAGAGCACTGATTGTAATTCTTCCGAGTATTAATTCTCTATTTACCAACTACTTCCATTGAGCATATCCTCAATTACCACCAGTTACGAAATCTTTTTGTTAATTATAATGGCAAACACAAATGGAACCTCAAATGGATTAGAATGGACGGTGACCATATCTGATGGGACGCCGGACGAACAGGTGGTGGAATCTTCATGGATATGTAGTGCATGGATAGGGCTGTTGGGGCTGATTTTAGCATTGAAATTGAAAGTGTGGAGGTTTTGGGAGAAGATAAGGAAGTTAGCTGTTGATGATCCTAGAAGGATTTTCCATTGCTTCAAAGTGGGGTTGGCACTTACATTGGTGTCCCTGTGTTACTACATGAGGCCATTGTACGATGGTGTTGGAGGAACGGCCATGTGGGCCATCTTCACCGTCATAGTAGTCTTCGAATACACAGTTGGTATGTACATGTTTTGATAATGGAGCTGATATATACATCCTATATGTTATGTATAAAAACTAGCCTTTTGTATTCTTGATATATTAGAATATTAATACAACTTCTAATATCAAAATATAGAGAAGGGTTGTGTAAAGAAAAAACATGCAACTAGTGTATGCATctgtcatgtgtgtgtgtgtgtgtgtgtgtgtgtgtaaagaatTATTTTGCTTAACCATACACCTGATCTATAATCACGCAGGTGGGTTTGGATGGTTAATCAGCCATCTTCTGCATGGGCAATGGGCCTTTATGTGGACAATTTCCCACAACATTTTCTCACCATCTATCCCTATACAAGAGGTGTGGTCATCCATCGGATGGTGCAGATCATTCCAAGGACGATTGGACTGCTGAAATTTTCCATGTTGAGTTTTGATGCATAACTGCATGTTGCTGGGTTTCTTCGGCAAAATGCAGATAGAAAACCATACTTGTGACACTGTTTTGTGAAgtgcaaacttcaaatcttcaaataaattgatgaaaatatccTTACGTGCTGTTGTAGGTGCAACGATCTCCAAAGGCTTAAACAGAGGAATGGCGACGCTAGTTGCCGGAGCCCTCGGCTTCATTGTTCATTGGCTTGCAAGCCAATCCGGCGAGAAGGCCAAGCCTGTGGTTCTTGGTGTCTTTGTTTTCCTTATAGGTATACAACATTGCCTGTGGattgttttttccttttaaataCAAATACTAATCCTTACTCGTTTCCCATCTGCTTCATTCTAGTTTCCACAGCAACCTTTTTAAGATTCATTCCTACAGTGAAAGCCCGATTCGATTATGGTGTTTTGATCTTTATCCTCACATTTAGCCTGGTTTCCATCTCGGGCCATCGCGAGGACGAATTGTTTGAGTTGGCCCACCAGCGTCTATCCACGATTGCCATAGGAGGGTTCATGTGCATATTCATCAGCATTTTAATCTGTCCAGTCTGGGCTGGTGAAGAACTCCACCGACTGATCACTTGTAACATTGAAAAGCTTGCCGATTCTTTAGATGGTATGGGCTTTTGCATattcatacatatatacatacatacgtaCATCTATGAACACTTCATGATATCTTCTCTCTAGCTTGCAGTttcaacatatatacatatatacacatgcTCACTTGCAAGCCATACCATCATTTGtttcagagttttttttttttttttttggatattaggATGTGTGGCCGAATATTTTCATGAAAGTGGGAATATAGCAGACAACAAAGAGCCTGGTCAAAAATCACAAGGCTACAAAAGCGTGCTCAATTCAAAGGCCACCGAAGAATCGCTGGTGAGGCGTAGAatcatttgaatttgattatAGCGTATTGGGCtttaccaaatatcatgaaattttatgatatttcgtGATTAATCAGCCTTATTTGGTGCAAAATTTCATGACAttgggtgcaaccaaacacacccttcaaTCAACCAAGAAATTTacttttgggtttttctttttacTCAATTTTCTTCGATTTGATCTGGATCCGGCTATCTATACAGGCCAATTTCGCACGATGGGAGCCCCCACATGGCCGTTTCTGGTTTCGGCATCCATGGAAGCAGTATCTCAAGATCGCAGCGGCAACGCGCTGCTGCACTTATCGATTAGAAGCACTTAACAGTTCCATCAATTCAGAGATTAAGGTACATTAAATCATCCAAAGATTTACTATTGATGTTCTGAAGTTCAAAATCTAGTTTCATCAGTCCAAATATTGTTCAAAACCTCAGCTGTGTACCCTGagaactcactgagtcaactcggttatGAGTCTCATCCTTTTCAAAGGATAACTCGGATGTGTTAAACCCATATAAACTCAATTGAGTCATGTATAAAGTATAAACCTATTCTAAactctaataataataataatatggaggaaaaaaaaatcaagtactTTCTGGCTGTAGGTGCTCTCCTCGCCGATCAATCGAGGTTGTGGGTGAATTGACTCGGACgagtttcaagccgagtcaatgaATTTTTGAACTATGGACTTGACCCTTTCAACACACGCATTACCTAAAATCGGAATTGCCACTATGGTGCAGGCACCCGAGTTCATGAAGAAACATCTCAGCGACGCATGCATTAAACTAAGCTCCCAATCTTCCACAGTCTTGAAAGAGCTGGCGACCACaaccaaaagaatgagaagaTCTTCCAACATAGAGTTTTTAGTTGGAGAGATGAATGGCGCCGTAGAAGATCTCCGAAATGCATTGGAATCTCTTCCTTACCAGCTTCAACTGCTGCTGCCGCCTCCATCAATAGAAACAATGGAGGAAGAGGAAAACCCATGCATCTCGACCATCAACTTTCCACTTACGGAGGTCATGCCTCTTGTCGTGATTACTTCGCTACTGATCGAAATCGCAGGGAGGATCCAAGGAGTCGTCGATGCCGTTAATGAGTTGGCGGGCCTTTCGAGCTTCAAACCCGCAGTTGATGCTGAGCTCAGGTAGACCTAAGCTGCGGGACAATAAGCCTAAAGCGTGTCGGGACAATGGAGATATCCTATCTGCTCGGCACTACCATGAATTAGCTGTGATCTTATAAAATAAAGCTGAACcgatgatcttgaccatctattCCGTTGAATAGGATCTTTGGCTTTTGGTTTTGAACCGTCTGTCTGAATGCCACTAATCAATGGTCATGGCCATTTGTCTGTTAGTACGTAGTGGGCCAGCTTTACATAATTGTAGAGTAGATTGACACGAGTTTCATACGCATATCTAGAGTTCCATGTATTTTCGTATTGATAATTATGAAGACATACAATTTTCCCGTAATCTCCGTTAACAGATCCATTCGGGGACCATAAAGTGAACGGTTCCAATAAATCTATAATTTCAATTACTTGGatgccatttttattttttttttggatgagtCGCAACTCAGAGTCGGGGCGAAGGAGTTAGGCCCAAtcaaaaatccatgtttatgtcattAATTGTTCTAAAACTAGCTGAGTCGAATTTGAGTCCGCGGGATTTCATGCCGTGTCTTttggaaaactttttttttttaaaaggaagaatatatataatatatatatatatatatatatatatatatatatatatatatatatatatatatgaaatggagATACAGTCATTTGGCCAGGTCCCAACAAAAAGGTAGCGGGTAGCGAACCACGCCTATCGTGTACAAGAGATCAATAAAGCCTAAACAATGTGAAGATTGCCCAGGCCTGTTCTGTCAAGAAAGATCCGGCCACGAATGTTGGTGGGGAGGTCTTCCACGCCTTGGAAGAGGATATCCCCATGTCTCGAGCTCCCTACTCTAGCAAGTTCATCAGCTGGGCAGTTGGTCTCCCTGGGTTTCGCGTTTTCTGCTGCGTACGGAGTGGGGACAAACAATAGGGCGGAGGTAAGAGCTATTCATGATGGTCTTATCTTATGCTTGGAGCGTCGCATGGAGAAGATCTCGATAGAGTCGGACTCCAAAGTGGCGGTGAGCCTATCCATGTCCTCCTCATCGGTCCCCTGGCAATGGTGCCCCTGGGTCAGCAGAATTAAGAGGCTCGGGCAGAGAGTGTCAATCCAGTATTCAGTAATCCCAAGAGGAGGGAACGGCCCGGAGGATGGTATGGCTAGGGAGGGTAGTCAGGCTCAGGTCTCAGCAGTCTACGAGAATGTTAGGAAGCTTCCCCCTCAGGTTCGTGGGCTTTTGTTTCTGGACAGAGTTGGGCTAGGAGCTGTTAGATCCAATCTTTCCAGCGTCTGACATGTTCTCTCTTCTCCCATGCAATTGGGTAGGGTGAGGCAGGTGGGAATCTTGCCCGGTGGTTTTTTTTCCCGAGGGTTTCGCGGGGCTAAGGTCTTGGTCTTTTAGTGTGCAGTTAGTGTGTTTTCTTCTTCGCTtacatgataggtgtggcccGCCCTTTTGATGGGCTTCACCCGAAAGGTTGTAAATTGTTTTCAGCTTAATGGATCAGTGGCAAGAGCCCACTTTTGATTTAAAATAAAAGTTGGTCTCCCTGGGGCAATGAGAAAAACGAATATCAACAAAAAGGGTGAGAGCCCGGATCTTGGAGAGCCAATACCACATGGTGCACGAGAGCTACGCATCGGAGAGAGGAGAAATCACCGAGAGGGAGTCACTGATGACTTTCACTTGGTTGAGACCACGGCTTGCGCACAAGATGAGGCCATCAAGGATGGCACGAATTTGCGCCTGAGTATTGGTCCCTAAGCCATAATGATGTGAGAAAGCAAAAAAGAGTGTGCCCTGTGGCATCCCTAGCCAGTCCACCCCCGCCTGAAGAGCCCGGATAGCCAAGAGCCGATCCGTCAACATTCAGTTTGGTCCACCCTAGCTGTGGCGATGACCATCTAACCACCCTAACAACGGGATGCACATGAGGGGGGCAGAAATGCGTAAGGCCCTTAGGGCCGCTGTAACGCGAGGATATGTGGGGTTTGGAAGGGGGAGGAGCGGGCCCAGCTGGAAAATCCATCGTTGAATGTTGGTTATAATATCGGCTGCCGTAGTCTCGATACCGTCAAATCTAGCCGTATTTCTGGCCCTCCAGATTTCTCAGAATATGAAGGAGGGAATGAGGCCAATGAAGTGTCATTTCTTTGGGGAAGCGGAGACGGCGGCCCATCAGGATATGGTCGTGCTAACTGCGGAGGAAAGGTAGCCCAGGCCAAAGATCCTGCCAAAGTGGGCCCAAACCACCGAGGCCTTTGAACCGACAAGAAAGAGATGGTCAATTGTTTCTATAAGGGGCGAGGTTGGCGAGGAGTAGCAGTTGCACCTGGAAGCGAGAGGGATCCCTTTGTTTTTAATGCGATCATCCATCAGGATGGCCCTTTGGAAAACTTGGAACTCTTCCTGACTCAATGTCAACTCGAACAGACTCATTGGTTCAACTTGGATTGACACAAATTTTTATGGCTCAAGTCAGTGAGTTAGTTATGGTGTAgagatatatttttatttttttttaaaggcgaAAGAATAGTTCGCTCTGTGCTTGCCACGCGGCTGCGTATGTAGTGATGTATTTAACTAGTGCATTCAAAAGTCCAAGTCACTTGATTAAAAAACAAAAGTTGAGTCAGTTACTATGTATTTGGTAGATGAGTTAAATTTATATAAGCTACTTATACCTTAAAAAGCTAATCTTGGTTTCAACAAGTGAAAGTCATCAGCGACTTGTGGTAAAGAGGATTAGAAACCCAACTCACTCGGGCGAGTCGGGAGTCGCTGATGACTTTCAACAAGAAACCTAACTtttgttttttatatatatataaaagataagGGCATGCAGCAAGTGTGGTAAAGAGGATTAGAAAttaaggttttatatatatatatatatatatatatatagaccatACTCAACAACCCGACTCGCccgagtcgagttgggtttcGGATCGGGTTGAGTCTAACGGatcaagttttgggtcgagtcaggtcaagttactgggtaactcgaactcaacccaatttgagttcagattgggcgaagcctactcggttcagactgactcacccattcggttcaagTCAAGTCGGGTCGTATCCATCTCTACTTATTAgtcaaaaagtaaaaaagtatgtTTGATTTACAATATCACATAAGTACTACTTAATTTTGTTTGGTCCACTCTTAatatttgtccatcatgtgaaccatccatcatctgAGGCGAGCATTCAATATGAACCATCCCCTTTGCaaggcctaccttcaatgtgggctatCCACCATGCGGGgttaccttggatgtgggccacccatCATGTCATACAatggatgtggattgtccatcatgcaaggcccacccACCATGCGGGACCACCTTGGATGTGGTTCACCCATCATGTGGGACATTGGATGTGGGCTGtccatcttgtggggcccacctttaatgtggaatattgtccatcatgtaaggcccacctttaatggtgatcatccatcatgcaaggcccaactTCGAAGTGAGCCGTCCATTATGCGTGGCCTGCCttcaatgtgggtcattcatcattaggtgcCAACCTTGATGCAAGAACAATTAAAGAGAAAAGCCTAGCCCATAAATCTTGCCCAAGCGAATAAATCTAGTCCATAATTTTCAACTCAATTACATTCATGATGCATGGCTTTAGAACATGTTGCATGCATAGAAAAGGGAAGAATTTGAAATTTAAGAAAGTGTTgcaaataattttttttgtatgattttaAAACTTATTTTATTGTCTTAAAAAGATATTGGGAGTCTATAATTGTTAATAGTGTATTTATAGGATGTGGTTGTAATTGG
Coding sequences within:
- the LOC131232963 gene encoding aluminum-activated malate transporter 10-like; protein product: MANTNGTSNGLEWTVTISDGTPDEQVVESSWICSAWIGLLGLILALKLKVWRFWEKIRKLAVDDPRRIFHCFKVGLALTLVSLCYYMRPLYDGVGGTAMWAIFTVIVVFEYTVGATISKGLNRGMATLVAGALGFIVHWLASQSGEKAKPVVLGVFVFLIVSTATFLRFIPTVKARFDYGVLIFILTFSLVSISGHREDELFELAHQRLSTIAIGGFMCIFISILICPVWAGEELHRLITCNIEKLADSLDGCVAEYFHESGNIADNKEPGQKSQGYKSVLNSKATEESLANFARWEPPHGRFWFRHPWKQYLKIAAATRCCTYRLEALNSSINSEIKAPEFMKKHLSDACIKLSSQSSTVLKELATTTKRMRRSSNIEFLVGEMNGAVEDLRNALESLPYQLQLLLPPPSIETMEEEENPCISTINFPLTEVMPLVVITSLLIEIAGRIQGVVDAVNELAGLSSFKPAVDAELR